The Staphylococcus saprophyticus subsp. saprophyticus ATCC 15305 = NCTC 7292 genome contains the following window.
AGTGACGCTAACACTTCTGATGTAGCAGATAAAAATGAATCTGAAACTCAAGATGACAAAGCAGAAACTTCTAATGAAGACGTTGCTTCTTCGTACTTTAAACAAGACGACACTCAAAGTGACGATAACGCTTCTGATGATGTAAAAGATCAAAACGAATCTGAGACTCAAAATGATAAAGCAGAATCTTCTAATGAAGATGACGTTGCTTCTTCTGATGTTAAGCAAGACGACACTCATAGTGACGCTAACACTTCTGATGTAGCAGATCAAAATGAATCTGAAACTCAAGATGACAAAGCAGAAACTTCTAATGAAGATGACGTTGCTTCTTCTGACGTTAATCAAGACGACACTCATAGTGACGCTAACGCTTCTGATGATGTAAAAGATCAAAACGAATCTGAGACTCAAAATGATAAAGCAGAAACTTCTAATGAAGATGACGTTGCTTCTTCTGATGTTAAGCAAGACGACACTCATAGTGACGCTAACGCTTCTGATATAGCAGATCAAAACGAATCTGTTGCTCAAAATGATAAAGCAGAAACTTCTAATGAAGACGTTGCTTCTAGTGATAAACAAGACGACACTCATAGTGACGCTAACGCTTCTGATATAGCAGATCAAAATGAATCTGCCACTCAAGATGACAAAGCAACTTCTAAAGAAGATGACGTTGTTTCTAATGACAAGCAAGATAATGCCAAAGTATCTACATCATCTAAAGAAGCTTCTACAGCAGAAAACAAAGTACAGCCAGCTACATTTAGTGCAAAAGTAACACCTAAGCTTAGAGTAGCTACTACTAGTGCTAATACTGCAGTAGCAACACGTTCTGCAGTAACTAAAGAAGCAACAACACGTGCGGCATTACCTAAATATTCACCAAAAGTTAATTCATCAATTAATAACTATATTCGTAAAAATAATTTTAAAGCACCAAATTACGAACAAGATATAGCAAATTACTTACCTCAATATAATTACCGTTATGGCAAACCTGAAGGTATTGTAATGCATGATACTGCTAATGATAATTCAACTATCACTGGTGAGATTAACTATATGAAGAATAATTACACGAGCGCTTTTGTTCATGCATATGTAGATGGTGATCGTATTATTGAAACTGCAAATACTGACTACTTAGCATGGGGTGCCGGTCCACAAGCAAATGATCGTTTTATACATGTTGAATTAGTTCATACGCATGACTATGACTCTTTTGCACGTTCAATAAATAATTATGCAGACTACGCAGCAACTAACCTACAATATTATGGTTTAGTCCCAGACAGTGCTGAATATGATGGTGTTGGTACGGTATGGACTCACCAAGCAGTCAGCAATTATCTAGGTGGTTCTGACCACTCTGACCCTCATGGTTACTTAGCAGCACATAATTATAGCTATGATGAACTTTACGATTTAATTTATGAAAAATATTTAATTAAAACTGGTCAAGCAGCAGCATGGGGTACTACTTCTTCTGGCAGTACAGGTGGTACTGGTGGTAGCACTGGTTCTGGAAACACAGGCACAACTCCCCCATCAAAATCAGGTACCGTTAAAGTTACTGAAAATAATGGCGTAGGCCGTATCAACTCAAAAAATGATGGTTTATACACAACCGTTTATGACCAAAAAGGTAAAAAGACTGATCGTGTAAACCAAACACTTAAAGTTACTAAATCTGCTACTTTAGGTAAAGAACAATACTATTTAGTTTCTGACTATAACAAAGGCACTTTAATTGGTTGGGTACATCAAGGTGATGTGAGTTATAACGCCGCTAAAGCCGCTGCAAAAATCAATAAAACTTATAAAATTAATCCTGGAGAAGTGATTTATACAGTTCCTTGGGGAACAAGTAGTCAAAAAGCAGGTTCTGTTTCAGGTAAATCAGCTCAAACATTTAAAGCAACTAAGCAACAACAAATTGGTAAAACAAACTATATTTATGGTACTGTAAATAATTTAACTGGATGGGTTAGCTTAAGTAAATTAACAGCACCATCTACGACGCCAAGCAAGCCGTCTACGACTGCCAAGTTAGTTGTATCTAATTTAACTAATCAACAAGGTACAGTTGCTAAATCTAATCATGGTGTATATACATCTGTATATGATAAGCAAGGTGTACAAAAATCATATGTGAATGGTCAAACATACAAATTAAGTAAAAAAGCAACTTTAGGTAGCAATGCATTTTATTTAATTACTGATAATAAAACCAATACTAATTTAGGTTGGATGCAAACTGGAGATATAACAGTTAAAGAGACTGCTAAGAAACCAGCAGCAACTCAAACACAAACTGTAAGTAAGATTGGTCAATTAAATGCTACTAATTCTGGAATTAAAACAACAGTTTATGATCCAAAAGGTAAAGATGCATCTAAATTCTCAGGTAAAACATTTACTGTTACTAAACAACGTACACAAGGCAATAACACATATGTCTTAATCCAAAATACAAATCAAAACACACCAATCGGTTGGGTTAATACAAAAGATATCAATACACGTAACTTAAGTAAGACAACGGCTAAAAATGGTCAATATACTGTTAAAGCTACAAATAATGGTCTTTATGCTGTCCCTTGGGGTACAAAATCACAACAACTAGATACTTTAAAAAATGTAAAAAACAATCAATTTAATGCATCAAAATCAGTCTACGTTGACAAAGATGAATATATCTACGGTATTGTTAATAATAAAACTGGTTGGATTGCTGCAAAAGATTTAAATAGTACCACGAAGACACCTAGCGTTACAAAATCAGCTGTAACACCTATAAAATATGATTACATCATTCATAACCAAAAAGGTAGTTATTATATTGATCCATTAACAGGAAAAGCTGCTGGTTCATTGAAAGACTTTTATGAAGGTATTTTCACTGTATATGAAAAACAAGTCATTAATGGTGTCACTTGGTACCATGGTAAATTAGCTAATGGTAAAGTTGTTTGGGTAAAAGAAGATGACTTACGTAAAGAATTAGTGAAATATTACAAATCAGGTCTTACACTTGATCAAGCAGTTGCTATCCAAAAAGGATTGAAATTCAAACCACAAATTCAACATACAGCTGGTAAATGGGAAGATGCTTCTGCAACTGAAATTAAAAATGCTATGGATTCTAGCAAATTAATTAAAGATCCAACTCAAAAATATCAATTCTTACGTTTAGATAAATCACAAAATATTTCTTCAGCTGATTTGGATAAACTATTAGTTGGTAAAGGTATTTTAGAAGGCCAAGGTGAAGCATTTAGCGAAGCTGCCAAAGCTTATAATATCAATGAAGTATATTTAATTTCACATGCCCTACTTGAAACTGGTAATGGTACATCTAAACTAGCTAATGGCGGAGATGTTGTTAACGGTAAAGTCGTAACTAATGGCAAAGATAAATACTATAATATGTTTGGTATTGGTGCTGTTGATAGCGATGCTGTTAAACAAGGTTTCGCTACAGCCAAGAATAATGGTTGGAATACTGTTAAAAAAGCAATTGTTGGTGGTGCTAAATTCATCGCTGGCTCATATATCAATCAAGGTCAAAACACACTTTACAAAATGCGTTGGAACCCTGAAAATCCAGGTGTTCATCAATATGCAACAGATGTAGCATGGGCAGCACATAATGCTACACGTATTAAAGGGTTTTATGATTCAATGGGTAAATTAGGTAAATACTTCGACGTAGATACTTATAAATAATCGTACTACTTTTTAGAGGCATTATTAAATGTTTATCAGCTTTACCTGTATCCCAATTTTTGGTATTTGATGACTAAAAAGTAAAAATCACTTTATGCTTTATAAATAACAAAAGATATTAAACGAAACGTAGGTAATACATCACTTTTCAAAAAAGTGCTATATATCACCTACGCTTCGTTTATTTTATATTTCATTTAATAAAATATGTATGATGTGCATTTAATTTTTTTAATAACTGATTTAAGCTTTCAATATCTTTAGCTGTTAAATTTTGACATCGTGCTTCGATTAGCGCTATCCTAACTTCATTTATTTGTTCGACTAAAGCTTTTGACTTCTCTGTCACCATTAAATCTTTGCATCTCATATCCTTATTGGATTGTTTGCTCGTGATATAACCCATTTGACATAACTTCTTGATCCAACGTGATACGATAGATTGTTCTTTATTAATCTTCATTGTTAAATCATATTGAGATAACTTTTTATAATTATATAAAATTCTTAGCATCTCCAATTGCTCTGAAGTTAAATCTGTACGTTGTCCAAATCGTCTACTTACTAAATTAAGATCATTGCTCGTCAGTGTAATTAATTGTTCTAGTTGTTTATACATGTTGGTCATCTCCACTACTTTAAATTAAATTCTTAAGAGGTTAAATACACTATTTTATTTTCTAATATTATAATAGTATTCTTCCTAATATACAATAATAAAAGACAAATTGTACTATTTTGTTGCATTTCTCATATGTTTTATAATAAATTAGAAGTAGCGCATATAAAATTTATCGCATATATAAAAGGAGCAAAATAATGTCACAATTGAAAGAGAGAGATTACTTTTTCGATAATGCTAGAGCAATGTTAATCTTTCTTGTTGTGTTTGGCCATTTATTACAGCCATATACAGAAGCCAGTAAACATCTTTCTTCATTGTATTTAACAATATACAGCTTTCATATGCCGGGCTTTTTATTTATTTCTGGTTATTTTGCAAAAAAAGCAGGCCAAGCTGGTTATTTAGAAAAAGTCTCTAAAAAACTATTAATTCCTTACGTTATTTTCTTTGGCTTTTTCTCTTTTTACTATTATTTAACTGGTAAAGAAGATAGTGTGAAATTTGATCCATTCGATCCAGTATTTGCATTATGGTTTTTACTTACATTATTCTTTTTCCACGTTATATTAGTAATCGTGAAGGATTATAAACCATACTATGTTTTACCGATTGCTATAATTATCTCATTATTTGCGGGTTATTCATCAAATATCGATAATTATCTAAGCTTTTCAAGAACCATCATGTTCTTTCCAATATTTTATTTAGGTTATCTGTTTACGAATAAGCATATCCAAACTTTAAAAAATAAAAAACTTGTTCCAATCTCTATCATCATTTTGATTGTATTTTATGTTACTTATACATATCATCCTATTAATGCAGATAGGTTATTAGGTGACTCACCCTATATGTCACTCGAAGGTAAACAAGACTTATACAGTCCTATTAAAAGGTTATTACTTTATTTCATAATTTTAATAACACTTTTCTCTTTCTTAAATCTAATACCAGAAAAAGAAAAGTTTTACACTTATATTGGACGTAGAACAATGTATGTTTATTTATTACATGGTTTAGTCATCGGGGTTATACGTGGATTCGGTATTTATCCATTTAAAGATTCAGTATCGATATTAACTTATGTCTATTTACTGCTCTTTACGACGATTATTGTCTATGCATTATCAACACGTTTTGTATCAAAATGGACAAATCCAATTATTAATCTACAATCCCCTTCTAAATTCAAAGAATAAAGGTACTGTGAAACGCGATATGATATATTTAAAGTAATGATGCGTAACCATTAATTAACGCAATCGCTTTATAGCAAGTATCATTAAAAAATAAGCATGATATAAATTTTTGCTATCCATTATAACTTTATATCGACATGCTTGTGGAGCGAGAATCAAAAGCCAAAGCTATCTTTGATTCTCGCTCTAACTCTACATATAAAATTAAATTTGGTATTTTTAAATCTTGAGGTGATTTATACAATGAAACTATCATTAAATAATAATTCAAAACATTTAAGTGCACCAAGTATTCGTCAATTTTCAAGCCGTATTAGCGGTATAAAAGACTGTATTAATTTAACAATTGGTCAACCAGATTTTCCAATGCCTGATGTTGTTAAATCTGCTTATATCCAGGCAATAAATGAAAATCAAACAAGCTATTCACATAATAAAGGTCTAGTGGAAACAAGAAATGCAGTTAGCCAATATTTCCATCAACGTTATGGATTTAAATATAGTTCCGAAGAAATTATTATTACCAACGGTGCTAGTGAAGCATTAGATACTGCATTAAGAAGCATCATTGATGAAGGTGATGAAATATTAATACCAGGTCCAGTATATTCTGGCTATATTCCACTTATCAAAACATTAGGTGGCGTGCCGGTTTATATTGATACCACAGAGACGAATTATAAAGTCACACCTGAAGCTATAGAGGCACATTTAACTGCGAAGACCAAAGCCATATTACTAAACTACCCTACTAATCCAACGGGCGTCATTTTGAACCACAATGAGGTTCAAGCACTAACTGAAACTTTAAAGCATATGCCTATATTTGTTATTAGTGATGAGATATATGCTGAAAACACTTTTACTGGCAAACATACATCATTCGCTGAATTCCCATCTATTAGAGAACAATTATTATTAGTTGGTGGTTTAAGTAAATCTCACTCTGCTACAGGTATTCGCATTGGATTCTTAATAGGTCCAGAATATCTTATTGAAAAATTAACTTTTATGCATGCCTACAATTGTATTTGTGCAAATGTACCAGCACAAATTGCTTGTATCGCTGCATTGAACGAAGGACTTGAAGCACCACAATATATGAACCAAGCATATATTGAACGCCGTAATTTCCTTATACAAAAACTTGAATCATTAGGTTTTGAACTCGATGCCAAACCTGAAGGTGCTTTTTATATTTTCCCAAGTATTCAACGCTTTACAGAAAACGATTTTGACTTTTGTGTAGATGTTCTGGAAAATGCTCATGTTGCAATTGTACCTGGTTCATCTTTTACTGATATTGGAAAGGGGCATGTTCGTATATCTTACGCATACGAACTTGATGCTTTAAAAGAAGCCATGAGAAGATTAGAAGATTACCTTAAAAATAAATATAATTAAATTAAAAACCGAGTAAAAGTTATGTCTATTAATAACTTTTACTCGGTTTTTTTATAAACAAGTGCTGCTCGTCAGCTATTCAATCTTGTTATATTTATCTTTCTTCATCATTTATATATATATTTTGTTCAGCGAACGTTTTTAAAATTTCATAATAAGCAAGAGAATCTTCCCTCTTCATATTAAACTGTTGAATGACATCCTCTGATATTTTTGGAAAATGATCTTTCAATTCTAATCCTTTTTCAGTTAATCGAACCTTCACTCTGCGCTCATCTTCTTCCGTTCTCATACGCTCAATAAGTGATTTTTTTTCTAAACGTTTAATAATTGGACTGATTGTACCTGAATCTAAATAAAGTTCATCACATAAGGTTTTAATATATATAGGTTTATCATTTTCAATATAAAGTAAGACAATATAATTCGGAAAGCTAATATCAAATTGCTTTAAATACTTATTAAATCTATTTACTACTTCTTTACTAGTAATATAAAATAAATAGCACATTTCTTTTCTCATTTGATCATAATCGTTTGAAGTCATCTGTCTCCCCCGATCTATTAATAATAATATTAATAGATGTTTTAATAATAGTCAAATTTAATAATTAATTGTAAAAAAGTTTTCACATATAAAGATATACCACCATTTATTATTTTGAAAAGAAAAACTAAAACATTAAGGTAAATATTTTGAATTTACATTCTAAAATTTTTAACTAACTCACAATAACAAATCATAATCTACCAATATTAGTACGCTTGAATATTAATATTATTATTAATTATTAAATACAATTGATATTCTAAAATTAATAAAAAAGAGCCTGGCACATGTCAAAATGTCCAGACTCTTTTCTTAATTACCAGTAGATATAAAGTACAACTTAGAACTACTTTCACATTATATGTGAATAAGTAGTTCTTATGCTTGAGCTTTAGCTCAGGTAATCCTATTACAATACTTTCACATCCTAAATTTTT
Protein-coding sequences here:
- a CDS encoding GW dipeptide domain-containing protein, whose amino-acid sequence is MAKKKNTYKVPSIVALTLAGTALTTHHAQAASNTQDQTPNKNVLDDEKALNQSEQIKSEISKPTTNISGTQTYQDPTQVKDASSNEDTNYDAQLDELNDQTSEQTSNQDTYNQETDVQEDQQDVSSDNDTKSLDTEQTSVEDNNQENEENNTDSIQSETNSTNEASQTSNDVSSNAEETNTDENSSDVANQNEPVAQNDKAETSNEDVASSDVKQDGTHSDANTSDVADKNESETQDDKAETSNEDVASSYFKQDDTQSDDNASDDVKDQNESETQNDKAESSNEDDVASSDVKQDDTHSDANTSDVADQNESETQDDKAETSNEDDVASSDVNQDDTHSDANASDDVKDQNESETQNDKAETSNEDDVASSDVKQDDTHSDANASDIADQNESVAQNDKAETSNEDVASSDKQDDTHSDANASDIADQNESATQDDKATSKEDDVVSNDKQDNAKVSTSSKEASTAENKVQPATFSAKVTPKLRVATTSANTAVATRSAVTKEATTRAALPKYSPKVNSSINNYIRKNNFKAPNYEQDIANYLPQYNYRYGKPEGIVMHDTANDNSTITGEINYMKNNYTSAFVHAYVDGDRIIETANTDYLAWGAGPQANDRFIHVELVHTHDYDSFARSINNYADYAATNLQYYGLVPDSAEYDGVGTVWTHQAVSNYLGGSDHSDPHGYLAAHNYSYDELYDLIYEKYLIKTGQAAAWGTTSSGSTGGTGGSTGSGNTGTTPPSKSGTVKVTENNGVGRINSKNDGLYTTVYDQKGKKTDRVNQTLKVTKSATLGKEQYYLVSDYNKGTLIGWVHQGDVSYNAAKAAAKINKTYKINPGEVIYTVPWGTSSQKAGSVSGKSAQTFKATKQQQIGKTNYIYGTVNNLTGWVSLSKLTAPSTTPSKPSTTAKLVVSNLTNQQGTVAKSNHGVYTSVYDKQGVQKSYVNGQTYKLSKKATLGSNAFYLITDNKTNTNLGWMQTGDITVKETAKKPAATQTQTVSKIGQLNATNSGIKTTVYDPKGKDASKFSGKTFTVTKQRTQGNNTYVLIQNTNQNTPIGWVNTKDINTRNLSKTTAKNGQYTVKATNNGLYAVPWGTKSQQLDTLKNVKNNQFNASKSVYVDKDEYIYGIVNNKTGWIAAKDLNSTTKTPSVTKSAVTPIKYDYIIHNQKGSYYIDPLTGKAAGSLKDFYEGIFTVYEKQVINGVTWYHGKLANGKVVWVKEDDLRKELVKYYKSGLTLDQAVAIQKGLKFKPQIQHTAGKWEDASATEIKNAMDSSKLIKDPTQKYQFLRLDKSQNISSADLDKLLVGKGILEGQGEAFSEAAKAYNINEVYLISHALLETGNGTSKLANGGDVVNGKVVTNGKDKYYNMFGIGAVDSDAVKQGFATAKNNGWNTVKKAIVGGAKFIAGSYINQGQNTLYKMRWNPENPGVHQYATDVAWAAHNATRIKGFYDSMGKLGKYFDVDTYK
- a CDS encoding MarR family transcriptional regulator; translation: MYKQLEQLITLTSNDLNLVSRRFGQRTDLTSEQLEMLRILYNYKKLSQYDLTMKINKEQSIVSRWIKKLCQMGYITSKQSNKDMRCKDLMVTEKSKALVEQINEVRIALIEARCQNLTAKDIESLNQLLKKLNAHHTYFIK
- a CDS encoding acyltransferase family protein, giving the protein MSQLKERDYFFDNARAMLIFLVVFGHLLQPYTEASKHLSSLYLTIYSFHMPGFLFISGYFAKKAGQAGYLEKVSKKLLIPYVIFFGFFSFYYYLTGKEDSVKFDPFDPVFALWFLLTLFFFHVILVIVKDYKPYYVLPIAIIISLFAGYSSNIDNYLSFSRTIMFFPIFYLGYLFTNKHIQTLKNKKLVPISIIILIVFYVTYTYHPINADRLLGDSPYMSLEGKQDLYSPIKRLLLYFIILITLFSFLNLIPEKEKFYTYIGRRTMYVYLLHGLVIGVIRGFGIYPFKDSVSILTYVYLLLFTTIIVYALSTRFVSKWTNPIINLQSPSKFKE
- a CDS encoding aminotransferase class I/II-fold pyridoxal phosphate-dependent enzyme gives rise to the protein MKLSLNNNSKHLSAPSIRQFSSRISGIKDCINLTIGQPDFPMPDVVKSAYIQAINENQTSYSHNKGLVETRNAVSQYFHQRYGFKYSSEEIIITNGASEALDTALRSIIDEGDEILIPGPVYSGYIPLIKTLGGVPVYIDTTETNYKVTPEAIEAHLTAKTKAILLNYPTNPTGVILNHNEVQALTETLKHMPIFVISDEIYAENTFTGKHTSFAEFPSIREQLLLVGGLSKSHSATGIRIGFLIGPEYLIEKLTFMHAYNCICANVPAQIACIAALNEGLEAPQYMNQAYIERRNFLIQKLESLGFELDAKPEGAFYIFPSIQRFTENDFDFCVDVLENAHVAIVPGSSFTDIGKGHVRISYAYELDALKEAMRRLEDYLKNKYN
- a CDS encoding MarR family winged helix-turn-helix transcriptional regulator, whose translation is MTSNDYDQMRKEMCYLFYITSKEVVNRFNKYLKQFDISFPNYIVLLYIENDKPIYIKTLCDELYLDSGTISPIIKRLEKKSLIERMRTEEDERRVKVRLTEKGLELKDHFPKISEDVIQQFNMKREDSLAYYEILKTFAEQNIYINDEER